The DNA region TAGATTCCATTCTAACTTCCTTTTTTTCATCATGTCATTAATTTATTATAAACGGTGCCAAGACATTTGAATAAGTAAGTTTATCTAATTAAATTATACAAGTGGACGTGCAGTGACAGGGTGACAATGTGCATCAGCACAAATTTCCAAAGTAATGATAGCATTCctaattgtaaatgtaatttaaaaaaagaagaaactgacagGAAATTTAAACCTAGCCATAAAcctgattatttaaattttaactaaTCTGAAGATCTGCCTGTGTACATATTttagtaaattttattaaaaacccttctttattaaataaattaaagatttGAATTCCAACTCCAGTATTACAAGCAGGAAACAAGGGGCAGAACATCTTTCATTCTCTTCTGTCATAGTCGAGTATCTAAACATTCTCATGACAATTTAGTTAGAAAGAATTATATGGGAGCCAATCACTATGAACAGCAGTGGCACACTATCAAACCCTTTTAACTCGTTGCTGCTCAAAGTGTGATTTAAGAACCAGCAGCATCAGAGTtcattagaaaggaaaaattacagGCCCTCCCTCAGACCTACTGAAATAATATCTCCATTTTCACAGGATTGCTAAGTAAGCCATATGCACATTAAGTTTTGAGAGATATGAGAGAGAAACAAAAGTTTTGAAGAAGgcatgagagaaagaaatgaatgtaAATAATTGCATTTATATCTGTATTTTTCATCTAACTAGACATATCGTTAGTAATACGTATACATTACAATATTATATACTGAGGATTTCAATTTGTCAGGCATTGTGTGAAGACTTTCATAtatattgtcattttaaaaactCACAACAAACCTATGCAACAGAAACTGCTACTGACATTTTACAAAAAGGAATCAATCTGGAACTCACAGAAATTAAGAAGATAGGCTATACTGTCATTGATATTCAGTAGAAGGCAAACTGATTAAAGGGTTTGTGCActttaatcattattttatatgGCTTTCCACATGGCTATGTGGAAAATCTAACTTATAATTGTATCAAAATAGAATGTCTACTTTTGAATGGAGAATAAGTTACACAGAAGCtgcaatggaaaaaaacaaatctgccctattaaaaaataaatcttttagtGTAAGAGTATTAAATGGTTGAAGCATTCAAAATCTTTCACATCTGCCACTTTGTGGTTTTTAAGATGATACAATATACAATCAGACAATTAGGATGAACATGAAATACTGGATAATCAACCATAAACTTATAATTAACTAAATAATTAACCAAAAACTTTAACTGGTACTCAAGCCTCTACTTATGAAAATAGAGAGTAGGATATTAAGAATAAATTCTAAAACTATTTATGACTGCTTTGGAAAGGGAAATATAGGCTCGGACAAATACACttgagttgcttttttttttttttccttagttccagctatgttttttaaataaattatagagatACAAGACGCTGCTCtatttctcagattttttttttctttactctgagTGGAGTaggcaaaaaacatgaaatacaTAAATCAAGGGAAAGACTACATTGATTACATCATGGAATATTCAAGTTCATAACTAGTATGATTAAAACGCCTGACATTTATTGGATGCTTTTTTAAAGAAGACACTGTCACAAGAGGTTTTTAAATTgtcttaattattattaattgaaGGAACTAGCTttattcagatgagaaaactcaaaACCTTTAAGGATTTAAACATTAGAATTTAAACCCAGGCAGATTGTCTCTGCTTCTCACAATTCATGCTGCACAATTTCAAGAAAAGCTTCCTTTGTCTGCTAGTATATTTAAATATTCCAGCTTTTTCCCTCTTCAAGACAGAATATACACGTAATTTTCTCTTTGAACTTTTTTAGAAATGTATATGACCATCTATTTACAGTTGCACTGATTTAATCATCTAGTAGTaagataaatgttttattttcccttaatcAATGCATATATATTCCCTTAGTGCCTagtttttttcattcaaaaatgaaaactatattgTAATTTGTTTCCTTGCACCCTCTAGTGGACTTAAATTACAACTGTGACAGTAGTATAAATGATTAAAGTCAATTATATGGCAAATCAAAATTTTCAAAGGTATCTGGAAGAGAACTTTTCCTAAAATTGTATTTCAGATCATACCATAATAGtgcatgtaattttttcctttatcatggTAAAGCAATTAAGCATGTGTGCGGAGTTCATTAACGAATATTTaaatctaaaaatgaaataaaagaaaatgacatccCCTCAGTCTTTTTTTTATAACCCGAGATAATGAAATTTAGATACATTGTACTCCTTCTCCTTCCCACTGCTTTCATAATCTCAAACACTTCCAACCGCGCAGCGTGCAAAGATTACCAGCGCTGATCTGTGCCGGGCTAGTGCGCAGGCGCAGTAAGGGAGGAAGTGAGGAGGCGGGACAAGGCCAGTACCTGGGAGCGGAAGAGGCCCGGGTGTTTGGGTGAGGTTTTGTCTCCGTTTGGCAGTGAATACGAGCGCAGCTAGAGCCCAGAGGTCCTGACTCTGCGAGAGGCCGACACCAACTGAAGGACTTGTGGTGCCGGGGCGGTCACCGCTGTTGCTGTCTCTGTCGCCGCCGTCGCGGACGCCACCGCGGACGCCACCGCTGCTGCCTCCGGCGGATACGGCCTTGTGAAGCCTCTGGGCCTAGGCGCGGCCCGCGGAGCCTGAGGTGTTGCCGCCAGTGCTGCTGTGAGTAAAACAAGTGTCCTCTCCGTAGTCGTTTACAGAttaaaatggaggaaatatcGTTGGCTAATCTGGATACTAACAAGCTAGAGGCCATCGCTCAGGAGATATACGTAGACCTGATAGAGGATTCTTGTTTGGGATTCTGCTTTGAGGTACATCGGGCTGTCAAGTGTGGCTACTTCTACCTGGAGTTCGCAGAGACTGGTAGCGTAAAGGATTTTGGCATTCAGCCCGTGGAAGATAAAGGAGCTTGCCGCCTCCCGCTTTGCTCCCTTCCTGGAGAACCTGGGAATGGGCCTGATCAGCAGCTGCAGCGCTCACCACCGGAATTCCAGTAGCTGCAACATGAGAGCTTGAGAGTGATCAGGACAATAAGTTATACTGGTCCTGTTGCTTAGAGAAATAAgctaagtagaaaaaaaaaatgagacgaAAATCCCAATTTCCCTTGAAGATCCTAGCCTTTAAAAAACGCAAAATGAAGAGTTTAACAATTTGGATCCTTTTTAAGTGTATTACATGGGGTCAGTTCTGAAACCCTGGGGAGGAGAAGCTGCAGAGCCGGAGGGCTGATCCCTAAAGCAGACCAGGATGTGCACAAGGTCCCTTTGCTGGCCCCAGTGCACAGATGAGCAGCTGTGTGGCCAGCATATAAAATCCTTTTGGTTCCTCAGTCTTTAGGCCCACCTGATGTCAAGGGCTTCCCAGATAAATGACAGTTTGGACAGTATGCATAGTCAGGCCCTAATCAGTGGACTCCAGTGAGACTGCTCCTGTTATCTCTGTCCCTCTGATTTGGGCTTCTCCAAGACAAATGAAAGTCAGGTATGAGATCTGGATATTAACAATTCAATGTGGGAAAACCAGGAAATGGAAGTTCCAACTGAATCTTGAAGGGACAGTTCTGTTGCC from Tamandua tetradactyla isolate mTamTet1 chromosome 7, mTamTet1.pri, whole genome shotgun sequence includes:
- the ATXN7L3B gene encoding ataxin-7-like protein 3B, which encodes MEEISLANLDTNKLEAIAQEIYVDLIEDSCLGFCFEVHRAVKCGYFYLEFAETGSVKDFGIQPVEDKGACRLPLCSLPGEPGNGPDQQLQRSPPEFQ